TGTCCCTCCGCCAGGACTGCTGCCAGGAACTCGGCCGCGGCTGCTTGGTCGGCACCGGTGAATGTTCGTGCTGCGGGCGGGGCCTTGTGTCGCGGCTGGGAGAGGTGCTCTCTTTGCCTACGCCCACGTGGTTTCTGCGGGGCGCGGTGACCTGTACGCAGCAGCTCGACCTCGGACGAGAGGATGGTGCGCTGCCGCTGTTGCGCATCATCCACGATGGTCTCCAGGAGCCAGAGAGGGGACCCGGAGAGGGTCAAGTCAGCCTCGGCGATCTGTCGCCGGTTACGCCATCGGGAGATCGCCTGCGCGTCCCGCGCGAGGACGCGGGCGGCCTCCTGGATGCCGAGAATGACGGGCAGGTCCTCCTTGTCCTGGACCTCGTAGCCGCGGGGGATGCCGGTCTTGTAGGAGGCCAGCCGGTCTCGCGCCACGTGGCGGTCGCCGACGCCGTCTAGCCGCATTACCGTCGCCAGCAGCCAGTACGGGTTGCCGGACGCGACCAGGTCAGGTGCGGCGAGGGCGCCCTCTGTCCGCCATTTCTGCGATGTTTGGCGCTCCACTCGATAGAGGGAGGCGATTTCGGCATGGCCCAGCAGGAACGGGACCCGCACCTGTGCCATGAGGAGCCTTCCCATCACCTTCGTCTCCGTGGGGTGGCGATGGGCGAGGGAGTGCTCCGCCGCCCTACGCCGTGCACGCAGATCTTAGGTGTGCTCCCGTCCTGGCCGCAGCTCCCACGAGCCCACCTCGGTGTAATAGCGGCCGAAGTGCTGCAGCCAGGCCGCGAGGGTCTCGGTCGTCCTCCGTGCCTGGTCTTCTGGGTCTCCTGTCCGTTCCACGATGGCCTTCTGGAGCTCGATGTTGCTGAGGCGCTCGCCGACGAGCAGCTTGTGGAGTTCTGGGATGGCGTGCAGCCGAGCTTCGACCGCCGTGTTGAAGTCGTGCTCGGCCAAACCTGCCGGGATATCGAGCATGGCAAGGTCCTGGATGATGCCGGCCTCAACCGGGGAGGTGAACCGTGTTCGCCCGCTGTAGAGCGCGAACACGTTCTCCGGGCGCCTCGTCTCCGGGTACCAGAGTGGGGCGGGTCCACCCTCGGCCGGGGACGTGATGCGTTCCTCCTTCAGAAGTTCTGCCTGCTGCCGAACAAGGGCGGCCACCACGGGTGTGGCCGCTGCCGAGTGGGACTCGATCTGGCTGAGAACGCGCTGCACTTCGGGATGCGTGAGGGGTGCATCCAGTAAGAGCTCCACGTTGGCG
This genomic stretch from Streptomyces deccanensis harbors:
- a CDS encoding phospholipase D family protein, whose product is MTQPDHVWQQIADLMKGATTRVTLVAPFIKKTVFEETLASVPASVEKIECVTRWTPAEVAAGVSDPEIIEAAERDERVQITLCPSLHAKIYVADDRCLVGSANLTGKATGRVPNANVELLLDAPLTHPEVQRVLSQIESHSAAATPVVAALVRQQAELLKEERITSPAEGGPAPLWYPETRRPENVFALYSGRTRFTSPVEAGIIQDLAMLDIPAGLAEHDFNTAVEARLHAIPELHKLLVGERLSNIELQKAIVERTGDPEDQARRTTETLAAWLQHFGRYYTEVGSWELRPGREHT